The DNA sequence CAATTGCTGGAGCTCGGACGCCATTTTCCCTCCCCCAAAAACGCGAAATCGTTCCGATAAAGCTTTTCTTTGGTTCGCTTTGCTAAGCTCCTCAAGAACTCAAGACTACGATTGCGTCGTCACAGCGATTTTCTTTNttttttttttttttttttttaatacttaattcgccaaattattaaattattaaattattataatattttttgctttttttttttctttttttccagagtttatcttattaaattaaaaactaattttgacaaccattttattttctatttttggcatttcgtttttttctttcatctttttaaagaaaataattaactttttaatcaaattttaaaacaagacaaacagaaaaaaaaaatgtaaacaatTATTGGTTTAAtttatacaaattaaatattagtcttaaattattaaaatttagctatttttataataatatttaataaataaaattattattattatttaaaattattgagatCTATAGTGAAGACTTTTCGACCAGCGAGGAATCGCAATCTTACTGGAAaaatacttaattaattaaacgtTTGGGCCCACTGTTTGAGCTTCGATTGGGTGCGGCAGCACTCACAGTTAGAATGTGAGCCTGACGCTGTTCTGACCGTTTGATTTTAATCGTGCGCACcaattgatatttatttattttatcaacatgactatatttttctttcttttttgttattttacaatttttttattattattatatttatcatatgtcatattttttctattattatttttagtctCCACTCATTTAGTTCAATTTGTCGttatacataatttttatacatattatataaattagtttttattattttattaataatgtaTTATACTTATATAAGatttatatattcataatatacttattattaataaaggtaaattaaattaaaatttaattagttaaaaagattttaaaattttgactaACGAAAACAACTCGAATCCAATACCCTGAAAACCCAAAGATTCCTCCACAAGGTTCGTTCACGGAGAGTGAGTCGAGACCTAAGATCAGGCTGAAAGGCATAGTCGATGGACAACAAGTGAATATTTCGGTACTATCCCTTATTGGTCCTAAGGGACGGAGGAGGGTAAGTTAGCCAAAGATGGTTATCGGTTCAAAGATGCAAGGTGCCTCTGTTCTTTCAGGGTAAGAAGGGTAAAGAAAATACCTAATGTTCGAGTaccaaactcaaaaaaaaaaatatatatatatatatatatatatatatatatatatatatatatatatatatttatttatttatttatttatataaaattctgAGAGCACTCGTATGAAATACCAAACACAACTATTCGATTATCAATGATCTTATTATCAGACGTCTTAAATAAAAGATCCAACCAAACCATCTTCGACCCTAAGAGTAACATTGAAATTCTTATGAAAGGTCAAGAAAATATTGACCTTAAAATCACAATACATCAATGTAAacaagctaaaaaaaatatgaacaatCGTGAAGATCTACTTGGTGTTTTTCTAGTAGGTTGCAGCAGCTTGTTACAGTAATCAAATCGAGTGGAGAGCTCAGAAATTCAGCAGAATATCccatggaagaagatgaaatgaaCAGAAACTGAGACATGAGAATCCCAACAACTCCCATTCAGTGCTCAAAATTCAGCAAATTTTTcaatagaattgaaaagggGAAAGATCATGGAATGTAAAATGAAAGAACCCAGAATGAAGAAGCAGAAAACTACCAAAATGTTGATGAAACCAGGAATGATGAAGCAGAAAACTACCAAATGTTCATGAAACCAGGAATGATGAAGCAGAAAACTACCAAATGTTCATGAAACCAGGAATGATGAAGCAGAAAACTACCAAATGTTCATGAAACCAGGAATGATGAAGCAGAAAACTACCAAATGTTCATGAAACCAGGAATGATGAAGCAGAAAACTACCAAATGTTCATGAAACCAGGAATGATGAAGCAGAAAACTACCAAATGTTCATGAAACCAGGAATGATGAAGCAGAAAACTACCAAATGTTCATGAAACCAGGAATGATGAAGCAGAAAACTACCAAATGTTCATGAAACCAGGAATgatgatgtgagatctcacaccggttgggaggagaacgaatcgttctttataagggtgtgaaaacctctctctagcagacacattttaaaaatcttgagggaaagtctgaaagggaaagtcgaggacaatatatgctagcggttggcttgggccattacaaatgatattagagctagacaccggatgatgtaccagcaaggaggctgagcccccaagggggtggacacgagacagtgtgccaacaaggatgctgggcctcgaagggagtggattgaggggtcctagacattgattggagaagggaacgagtgtcagcgaggaagCTAGACCCtaaagagaggtggattgtgagatcccacatcggttgagaaGACAACGAAACATCctaacctctccctagcagatgaattttaaaaaccttaaagggaAGTCCtaagaaaaaatccaaaaaaacaatatttgctaacggtaGGCTTGGATCGTTACAGATGAAACAGAAAACTACCCGAGGTTGATCAAACCAGGAATGATGAAGCAGAAATTTACCGGATGTTAATCATATATCTGAGGCAAAGATTAGAATTGCTACTACATATTGATCATATCCAATTCATAACATATCAAACATTGATTTGAACCTAAAcaaatcaaactcaaacttgaaattcattaaaaagaatgaaacttgTCTATTGGGCTCATAACAGAAACTGCAATAACTCCTTCAaacaattcaaattcattcaaCTTTTCATAAAATGTGCAATTTTATCCAATGTAAATAGGTTGTTCTCTAAGAAATTACTCAAACAACCAACAGAACTCCAAATATTTCATGCTTATATGCTATTAAATCCATCATCTAACTAGGAGAGTTTGATTCAAGGAAACTAACCAATCCGAACATGAACACTCTGGTAGGTGCCATGGATCTTCATACTTCTGCACAGGAaaacaacatatatataatcacATCAGAGAGCTTCCCCTGGATAAAAATGGCAGCTACCAACAAGATAAACTGAAGGATTTTAATGGTAATGGCTGTAGAACCCATGTAGAGATTAAACTGAAATCTTACAGTTTCAAGCTCTCAGATCTTTTGGGATCAAATTCCCTGTAAACTATGCTTTATTGTATGATTAGTTTCAAATGATCTGTGAAAGAATCCCaaataaacagaaaatttAGCCTAGTAAAATTGAAACCTATCTCAGCATGATATCCAGTTCTTATGGGTGCTAATCAAAGCCGAGAGAAGCCCAGCACAAGATAGAAAAAGCGGCCCTGAAAGCCGGCCATTCCCATCACGAATGTCAGCCAACGCCATGAATCCATCGGCGAAGTCTTGAACGATCGAAAGtttcttcatcaatttcttcGCCTGcaacttcttcatcttctcttcCTCTACCCGATTTCCATCTCCCTTAGACACCCCAATATCAATACTCGCTTTCAAGCACGCCTCGTCTTCAACAATCTGATTGAAATCCCTAAATTTCAACGAAATACTCCCAATATAACCAATAAATTCCGCCCACGCACTGATCTTCTGCAAACGATTCGAGTATCGTTTATCAATCAAACCAGCTTTAACCAACCAAATAAACTGTTCGATGAAGTAATAAATCCCCTCTCCGCCATACGCGACGATCGCGAGCACAAGTTCTTGGCTCGATTCAAAATGCGAGTTTCTCAAAGCGTTGAGGTCCTGCACGAACTTCCCAAGGCGGAAGGCTTTACGGCTGATGCCGACGTTGGACTCGAAGCTCTTGAGACGTTGCGTGAGAGGAAAGGATTCGGGAAGGGCGGAAGAGGAGAGGATGATCTTGGTGGCGTACCTGGAGATTTTCAAGAGCTTGTCAACGCCGTCTCTCTTTGCGAGGTAAGCTTCGAGATGATTGAAGAAGTCTCTATGCTTCTCGGCTGACGACGGGGGAGATTTGGATGCCATGGCCGTGCTAGGGGCGGAGAGAATGGAGGCAggagaaatctctcccaaTTTGACCGGAGTTGTTGAATGAGAGTATCGGAAGAGAACCAATACGACGGCGTTTTCTAATCTCTTACATTGACTAGTTATGCGTGCCATGAGATTTCCCCATATGTGAAGTCGATAGGAGAGTggtttaaatttgtgtttttcttttattttttgtattttaatttcactaaattaataaaaatatcNaaaaaaaaaaaaaaaaaaaaaaaaaaaaaaaactattaatatttgtttcaaaaataggAACTTTTAAtggtgttttaaaaatacttttaaatttttaatagtattttaaaaatacatttgaattttaaaaaatttaattaatacccttcaattttttttaaaatatttaaaaatacataaacttttatttattttttgatcccgcttaaaaaaagaacatcaaATGAGGTTATAGGGAGAGCATGCACTTCTAGGCTCTATCAATAAAAGCATATGGGAATCGAGAGTCTACGTTATAGGATAGCTAGCCAAAAAGTCAACTCAATACGACACCGATCATAGTACTAAAGTTAGAGAATTCAATAATTGTTATAATCAAAATAGCACGAAAGCTCTCCTAATTGAGCTAGACGGGccatatttaataaaagaactAGACATTCACCCATCATGGGGGCTCAACCCACGACCGCAAGGTTAGgagccttgcgctctaccaactaAGCTAAACAGGCCATATAAAAATACAACATTTTGATCTCTTAGTCGAGTGACCTAACTAGTGCTTCTTGCACTCTAACAACTAAGCTAGACGGGCCACAATAAAAAACACAATCAACCTAATGAATACACTTCTCTTCACCAGTCAAAAGTATTTGAGCATTCGCCCACCGTGGGgctcgaacccacgaccacaaggttaagagccttgcgctctaccaactgagctagacaggccatataaaaatataacctTTTAATCTCTTAATCCAGTGACCTAATTAGTGCTTCTTGTGCTCTAACAACTAAGCTAGACGGGTCacataaaaaaacacaatcaaCCTAATTAGTACAGTTCTTCACTGgtcaaaagaatttgaacccaCGAACACAAGATTAAGAGCCTTGCAGTCTACCAACTAAGCTAGACGGGccatataaaagaaaacaatcatTTGATCTCTTAATTGAGTGACCTAATCTAATTAGTGCTTCTTTTCCAATCGAAGGCTTTAGAGCTTATAATGGGGCTCGAACCCCTTACTCTAACAACTAAGCTAGACGGGCCACATAAAAAATACAATCAACCTAATTAATGCATTCACCCACAGTGGGGCTTGAACCCACGACCACAAGATTAAGAGCCTTGTGCCCTACCAATTAAGCTAGACGGGCCATATAAAAATACAACCCTTTGATCTCTTAATCGAGTGACCTAATTAGTGCTTCTTGCGTTCTAACAACTAAGCTAGACGAGCCACataaaaaacacaaacaaccTAATTAATGGTTCTTTGCCCCGTCAAAAGAATTTGAGCATTTGCCCACCGTGGGGCTCAAACCCacgaccacaaggttaagagccttgtGCCCTACCAACAAAGCTAAACAGgccatataaaaaatacaatcCGTTGATCTCTTAATCGAGTGACCTAATTAGTGCTTCTTCTCCCATAAAAGATTTAAAGTTtacaacaattaaaaaataaaaataaattttcccACTGTGGGGCTCAAACCCATGTGCTCTACCAACTAAGCTAGACAGGCCTACATAAGAAATACAATCCTTTGTTGATTAGAGTGACCTAATTAGTGATTTTGctccaataaaattaaactcacCCACGAAGGAGCTCGAACACATaaccacaaggttaagagtCTTGCTCTACTTTATCGAGTAGACGGGCCaacataataaaaacaacTACTTTATCGAGTGATCTAATTAATGTATACAAAAATGAATGGGCTGAAACCCACAACAACAATGTTATGAGCCTTACGCTCTAGAGCTAGGCCTACAATGGGGCTCAAACCCACGACCACGAGGTTAAGAGTCTTGCGTTCTATCAACTAAACTAGATAGGCCTACATAAGAAATACAATCCTTTGATTTCTGGATCGAGTGACCTAATTAGTGTTTTTCTCGGCTAGATAGGCCTactatcggttggagagagaaacgaaacattccttggtgtggaaatct is a window from the Cucurbita pepo subsp. pepo cultivar mu-cu-16 chromosome LG07, ASM280686v2, whole genome shotgun sequence genome containing:
- the LOC111798495 gene encoding peroxisomal membrane protein 11A-like — protein: MARITSQCKRLENAVVLVLFRYSHSTTPVKLGEISPASILSAPSTAMASKSPPSSAEKHRDFFNHLEAYLAKRDGVDKLLKISRYATKIILSSSALPESFPLTQRLKSFESNVGISRKAFRLGKFVQDLNALRNSHFESSQELVLAIVAYGGEGIYYFIEQFIWLVKAGLIDKRYSNRLQKISAWAEFIGYIGSISLKFRDFNQIVEDEACLKASIDIGVSKGDGNRVEEEKMKKLQAKKLMKKLSIVQDFADGFMALADIRDGNGRLSGPLFLSCAGLLSALISTHKNWISC